One window of the Archangium primigenium genome contains the following:
- a CDS encoding ArsR/SmtB family transcription factor, giving the protein MQELTEAFKTLGDPTRLRILRLVGEARLNVSEVVSLVGVAQSSVSHHLTRLKALDLIREERQGGFTYYSLAVDEKAPLWPLIRLAKEAPDEHGDLARLTELLRRREDVHTLNEKLLEPGQSWRLWAAALASLLPPLDMVDFGCGTGVLTVELARWARHVTAIDRSASALGKARAEAERLGLHNITYLEANLEALPLKSAAYDLVVLSQSLHHVESCERVLAEGARLLKPGGRMVVLELLPHDEQWVRSRLGHQHLGFEPDTLRESMREAGLEAPTLVAAPRDVASPFKAFLLTGTRAASESLAVPIPLRQSSSGTRAS; this is encoded by the coding sequence ATGCAGGAGCTGACCGAAGCCTTCAAGACCCTGGGAGACCCCACGCGGCTGCGCATCCTGCGGCTGGTGGGCGAGGCACGGCTCAACGTGTCCGAGGTGGTGTCGCTGGTGGGGGTGGCGCAGTCGTCGGTGTCGCACCACCTGACGCGGCTCAAGGCGTTGGACCTCATCCGCGAGGAGCGCCAGGGCGGCTTCACCTACTACTCGCTGGCGGTGGACGAGAAGGCGCCGCTCTGGCCCCTCATCCGGCTGGCCAAGGAGGCCCCCGACGAGCACGGCGACCTGGCCCGGCTCACGGAGCTGCTGCGGCGGCGCGAGGACGTGCACACGCTCAACGAGAAGCTGCTCGAGCCCGGCCAGTCCTGGCGGCTGTGGGCCGCGGCGCTCGCGAGCCTGCTGCCCCCCCTGGACATGGTCGACTTCGGCTGTGGCACGGGCGTGCTGACGGTGGAGCTGGCGCGCTGGGCCCGGCACGTGACGGCCATCGACCGCAGCGCGTCCGCGTTGGGCAAGGCGCGCGCGGAGGCCGAGCGGCTCGGCCTGCACAACATCACCTACCTGGAGGCCAACCTGGAGGCGCTGCCGCTCAAGAGCGCGGCGTACGACCTGGTGGTGCTCTCGCAGAGCCTGCACCACGTGGAGTCCTGCGAGCGGGTGCTGGCCGAGGGCGCGCGCCTGCTCAAGCCTGGCGGGCGCATGGTGGTGCTGGAGCTCCTGCCGCACGACGAGCAGTGGGTGCGCTCGCGGCTGGGGCACCAGCACCTGGGCTTCGAGCCGGACACGCTGCGCGAGTCGATGCGCGAGGCGGGGCTCGAGGCGCCCACGCTCGTGGCGGCGCCGCGCGACGTGGCCTCGCCCTTCAAGGCCTTCCTCCTCACGGGCACGCGCGCCGCTTCCGAGTCGCTCGCGGTCCCCATTCCCCTTCGCCAGTCGTCCTCTGGCACGAGAGCGTCATGA
- a CDS encoding homocysteine S-methyltransferase family protein: MIRPAHTAQELEQLFSQRIAVLDGAMGSMIQTYPLGEADFRGARFQAHGKDLKGNNDLLCLTRPDIIEEIHGRYFAAGADMVETNTFSSTSIAQADYELSHIVTELNAAAVQCARRAAVAAEAATPGRRCFVAGAIGPLNRTLSMSPDVNRPDYRAVNWDEVVASYAEQVRAMLGAGVDVLLVETIFDTLNAKAALFAIDSCFEELGVRVPVMVSVTITDASGRTLSGQTITAFYHSIRHARPFSVGINCALGAKDMRPYLQELSAVAECHVTCYPNAGLPNAFGGYDETPADMARQVSDFARQGWVNMVGGCCGSTPEHIAAIADSVRAFARRAAQPPSHTLRLSGLEPLLVP, from the coding sequence ATGATCCGACCCGCGCACACCGCCCAGGAACTCGAGCAGCTCTTCTCCCAGCGCATCGCCGTGCTCGATGGCGCCATGGGCTCGATGATCCAGACCTACCCGCTCGGCGAGGCGGACTTCCGGGGCGCTCGGTTCCAGGCGCACGGCAAGGATCTCAAGGGCAACAACGATCTGCTGTGCCTCACGCGGCCGGACATCATCGAGGAGATCCACGGGCGCTACTTCGCCGCGGGCGCCGACATGGTGGAGACCAACACGTTCAGCAGCACGTCCATCGCCCAGGCGGACTACGAGCTGAGCCACATCGTGACGGAGCTGAACGCCGCGGCGGTACAGTGCGCGCGCCGCGCCGCGGTGGCCGCCGAGGCCGCCACGCCGGGCCGCCGCTGCTTCGTGGCGGGAGCCATTGGCCCGCTCAATCGCACGCTGTCCATGTCCCCGGACGTCAACCGCCCGGACTACCGCGCGGTGAACTGGGACGAGGTGGTGGCCTCCTACGCCGAGCAGGTGCGCGCCATGCTCGGCGCCGGGGTGGACGTGCTGCTCGTGGAGACCATCTTCGACACGCTCAACGCCAAGGCGGCGCTCTTCGCCATCGACAGCTGCTTCGAGGAGCTGGGCGTGCGGGTGCCGGTGATGGTGTCCGTCACCATCACGGACGCCTCGGGGCGCACGCTGTCCGGGCAGACCATCACCGCCTTCTACCACTCCATCCGGCACGCCCGGCCCTTCAGCGTGGGCATCAACTGCGCGCTGGGCGCCAAGGACATGCGGCCCTACCTGCAGGAGCTGTCGGCGGTGGCCGAGTGCCATGTCACCTGCTACCCCAACGCGGGCCTGCCCAACGCGTTCGGCGGCTACGACGAGACGCCCGCGGACATGGCCCGCCAGGTGAGCGACTTCGCCCGCCAGGGCTGGGTGAACATGGTGGGCGGCTGCTGCGGCTCCACGCCCGAGCACATCGCCGCCATCGCCGACTCCGTGCGCGCCTTCGCCCGACGCGCCGCCCAGCC